A genomic stretch from Edaphobacter aggregans includes:
- a CDS encoding glycosyltransferase family 2 protein, with the protein MSNSRRKFSICIPAYNRAKYLGPLLDSIFAQDFSDFDIVICEDQSRERAKIASIVKSYADHFPGVLHYYENKTNLGYDANIRNLVERSTGEYCFFMGNDDLMCSGVLAHVANILGRHKDVGLVLKSYAWFNDVPEIINQEVRYFNEEQVFRAGKEAITICFRRSGVISGYIVHRDAAYLSATSEFDGTLYYQMHLTASVLSEKNAVVTPKVLVLCRSTEAPEFGNSDNEKGKYIPGRYTPQARLNMVGGALSIIRDLKRRIGIDVAADVMRDYANYFYPYIKDQLTLPLGEYLKLCRSYGQLGFYKYPMFYLYCVAGYILGETTFDSVTKLVRGYLGRSPRFGVTSNQKCFWNAD; encoded by the coding sequence ATGAGCAACAGCCGCCGCAAATTTTCTATATGTATCCCCGCCTATAACAGGGCAAAATATCTGGGGCCTCTCTTAGACTCAATTTTTGCACAAGACTTCAGTGACTTCGATATTGTCATTTGTGAAGATCAGTCACGCGAGCGTGCGAAGATTGCATCTATCGTAAAAAGCTATGCCGATCATTTTCCGGGTGTATTGCACTACTATGAAAACAAGACCAACCTGGGCTACGATGCCAATATTCGGAACCTAGTTGAAAGATCGACTGGCGAATATTGTTTTTTCATGGGCAATGACGATTTGATGTGTTCCGGCGTGCTTGCCCACGTCGCAAATATTCTAGGTAGACACAAAGATGTTGGACTCGTATTGAAAAGCTATGCGTGGTTTAACGATGTGCCGGAAATAATCAACCAAGAAGTCCGTTATTTTAACGAAGAGCAAGTATTCAGAGCTGGCAAAGAAGCCATTACTATTTGTTTTCGACGTTCAGGAGTTATTTCGGGCTATATCGTGCATCGCGATGCTGCTTATTTGTCTGCCACGAGTGAATTTGATGGGACGCTCTACTACCAGATGCACCTGACTGCTTCTGTTCTTTCCGAGAAGAACGCGGTTGTAACCCCGAAGGTGCTTGTACTTTGCCGGAGTACCGAAGCTCCTGAATTTGGAAACAGCGACAATGAAAAAGGTAAATATATTCCGGGTAGATATACTCCGCAAGCGCGCCTCAATATGGTTGGCGGGGCATTGTCCATTATCAGGGACCTAAAACGAAGGATTGGTATCGATGTTGCGGCCGACGTAATGCGCGACTATGCTAACTATTTTTACCCTTATATTAAAGACCAATTGACATTGCCGCTTGGTGAATACCTCAAGCTCTGTCGCAGCTACGGGCAGCTTGGATTTTACAAATATCCTATGTTTTACCTATATTGTGTAGCGGGATATATTCTAGGAGAAACGACGTTTGACTCGGTGACGAAACTGGTTCGTGGCTATCTTGGTCGCAGCCCACGGTTTGGAGTAACGAGTAACCAGAAGTGTTTTTGGAATGCAGATTAG
- a CDS encoding DapH/DapD/GlmU-related protein encodes MSCYGEQRFTPKIEIGDFVSLSDGVHISCIEHVVIKKNSLIGSGVYISDHNHGVYKGVNQSLPSEPPSRRQLKGGPVFIGESVWIGDNVVIVGPLTIGDGAVIGANSVVKENVPAEAIVAGIPAVPLKQYNHTSNCWERI; translated from the coding sequence GTGTCTTGTTATGGGGAACAACGCTTTACCCCGAAGATTGAGATCGGCGACTTTGTTTCTCTTTCGGATGGTGTTCACATCTCGTGTATTGAACACGTGGTTATCAAAAAGAACTCATTAATAGGGAGCGGCGTATATATTTCTGACCATAACCACGGAGTTTACAAAGGAGTGAATCAGAGTTTGCCAAGCGAGCCGCCTAGCCGCCGCCAGTTGAAGGGAGGGCCAGTTTTCATTGGAGAAAGTGTTTGGATCGGTGACAATGTTGTGATTGTTGGGCCGCTTACGATTGGCGATGGCGCAGTGATTGGAGCCAATTCAGTGGTCAAGGAGAATGTACCGGCAGAGGCTATTGTTGCCGGCATTCCAGCCGTGCCCCTTAAGCAGTACAACCATACGTCAAATTGCTGGGAAAGAATATGA
- a CDS encoding glycosyltransferase family 2 protein, producing the protein MQSSRPLLSISIPTYNRSVFLDELLSCLLDQCVSNPKIELLISDNDSSDETPNIVKAYIDRGLEICYLRNASNIGADRNFLQCFERARGKYVWIIGDDDVVTPGAIKKIIAYLEASEYNLIYLNSYIFDDSMSSKRIKSYRAPKVIKDAKVFVRAIHVNLTFISGIITNKDYVMSSNQKDLSSLVGTNLVHLGWTYAALNGYVRGLYIYEELVGMRTNNTGGYMLSQVFGENLNNITEDRLQDPTMARSVINGTLMRFLPAALLKLRRSPVRFEKEQASDTILTPIFGSNFRYWLFVFPILKMPYVLASGWLILIRVFNKLDKTLGSMLMR; encoded by the coding sequence ATGCAGAGTAGCCGGCCTCTTCTCTCGATCTCAATTCCCACCTACAATAGGTCCGTTTTTCTAGACGAGCTATTATCGTGTCTTCTTGATCAATGTGTCTCTAACCCCAAAATAGAGTTGCTCATATCTGACAATGACTCGTCTGACGAGACACCGAACATTGTCAAAGCATATATAGATCGTGGTTTGGAAATTTGCTATTTGCGCAATGCGTCCAATATCGGAGCAGATAGGAATTTCCTGCAATGCTTCGAAAGAGCACGGGGCAAGTATGTTTGGATTATTGGTGACGACGATGTCGTCACACCAGGTGCTATCAAAAAAATCATCGCGTATCTAGAGGCTAGCGAATACAACCTGATCTATTTGAACTCGTATATTTTCGATGACTCAATGAGTTCCAAGCGGATCAAGTCCTATCGAGCGCCTAAAGTGATCAAAGATGCAAAGGTGTTCGTACGAGCAATCCATGTAAATTTAACCTTCATTAGCGGCATCATAACTAACAAAGATTATGTGATGTCATCTAATCAGAAAGATCTCTCAAGTTTAGTCGGTACAAATTTGGTTCACTTGGGTTGGACCTATGCGGCTCTGAATGGATATGTGCGTGGACTGTATATTTATGAAGAGCTAGTTGGGATGCGAACGAATAATACTGGTGGTTATATGTTGTCTCAGGTCTTTGGGGAAAATCTCAATAATATAACCGAGGATCGCTTGCAGGATCCCACAATGGCTCGAAGTGTTATCAACGGAACGCTGATGCGTTTCTTGCCCGCGGCGCTTCTAAAATTACGAAGATCACCCGTTCGCTTTGAAAAAGAACAAGCATCAGACACAATTTTGACGCCTATATTTGGCAGCAACTTCCGTTACTGGCTTTTTGTTTTTCCCATTCTGAAAATGCCATATGTTCTTGCCAGCGGTTGGCTCATTCTGATACGTGTCTTTAATAAGCTTGATAAAACATTGGGATCTATGCTTATGCGCTAA
- a CDS encoding glycosyl hydrolase family 28 protein: MIDRRSFIHKAVLIAAGSASGFPLTACGDSELVIPCLGPAPAPVPVPGMTYIRASEIGCALDCKLETGRNKYTGGDATDDGPRINAAMAGATADNPITLIIDGSALISGLFLPAGGYWNIVGLGCGTGFFVKTGTNNDGIHNGPPNANVPSDPGPPAPPRGLNVSLSNFTLNGNQGNGHNGNSTSGTQQGSQGSKTTWYFGINLMNLNNITLENVVVVNTPAYHIRLSNVGNVVASGCVMQSHGPSTDGLHVDGPANDITISNCDFTTGDDSIALNCPEGYSGNISRVTVSNCTFNSYSLMRLYTSNGGTRFSVDAVSVSNCSGTLAEAAFLVGFGRGSGPNSVASLTISDCSLTAPDVLGIAENFGTIALSNVTFVPSQAHVSWVKSESNRVCGFLRPSPLYDGIICTGSGLSFENCVIYRSSGINVIPVILENNSTIDNVSFNGFSVQDAGSYFPVPELVYFGSGSIAQLVLGSVTSNNIKVPVSPGGFSNIRSVSGAGVLATGWKFPDNVMANGVPYISASSGLPSVKIGGVVKPYPQL, from the coding sequence ATGATTGATAGACGCAGCTTCATTCACAAGGCGGTATTGATTGCGGCTGGATCGGCTTCTGGCTTCCCCCTGACAGCCTGCGGAGATTCTGAATTGGTTATACCTTGCCTGGGCCCAGCTCCGGCGCCGGTGCCTGTCCCAGGAATGACTTACATCCGGGCATCGGAGATCGGCTGCGCGCTCGATTGCAAGCTGGAAACCGGGCGCAACAAGTACACAGGTGGGGATGCCACTGACGATGGTCCGCGTATAAATGCTGCCATGGCCGGCGCGACGGCGGACAATCCGATCACCCTGATCATCGACGGAAGCGCGCTTATATCAGGCCTGTTCCTTCCTGCCGGTGGGTATTGGAACATCGTGGGACTCGGCTGCGGCACGGGATTCTTTGTAAAGACAGGCACCAACAACGACGGCATCCATAATGGACCTCCCAATGCGAACGTGCCGTCTGATCCGGGACCGCCAGCCCCTCCGCGAGGATTGAACGTCTCGCTCAGCAACTTCACGCTGAATGGCAATCAGGGAAACGGTCATAACGGAAATTCGACGAGCGGAACGCAGCAGGGTAGTCAGGGTAGTAAAACTACTTGGTATTTCGGCATCAACCTGATGAACTTAAACAACATTACTCTTGAAAACGTGGTTGTAGTGAATACCCCCGCATACCACATACGACTTTCGAACGTCGGCAATGTCGTGGCATCTGGATGCGTAATGCAGAGCCATGGCCCGAGCACGGACGGACTGCATGTCGACGGACCGGCCAACGACATCACTATTTCAAACTGCGATTTCACGACTGGCGACGACTCGATCGCGCTTAACTGCCCGGAGGGCTACTCTGGCAACATCTCGCGTGTCACTGTGTCCAACTGCACGTTTAATAGCTATTCCCTGATGCGGCTCTATACGTCGAACGGGGGCACTCGATTCAGCGTCGACGCGGTGAGCGTGAGCAATTGCAGCGGCACGCTTGCGGAGGCCGCTTTCTTGGTCGGCTTCGGCCGAGGGAGCGGTCCAAACTCCGTTGCCTCTTTAACCATCTCCGATTGCAGCCTGACGGCCCCAGATGTACTCGGAATCGCGGAGAACTTCGGTACCATCGCGCTCAGCAACGTTACTTTTGTCCCGTCCCAGGCGCACGTTAGCTGGGTCAAGTCCGAATCAAACCGCGTCTGCGGCTTTTTGCGACCGTCCCCACTCTATGACGGTATAATTTGCACGGGATCGGGTCTATCGTTTGAGAATTGTGTCATCTACCGGAGTTCGGGGATCAATGTCATCCCCGTGATCCTCGAAAACAACTCGACGATCGACAACGTGTCGTTCAACGGGTTTAGTGTGCAAGACGCCGGATCATACTTCCCGGTTCCAGAGCTGGTTTACTTCGGGTCGGGATCAATTGCGCAATTGGTCCTCGGCTCCGTGACCAGCAACAACATCAAGGTTCCCGTATCACCCGGTGGATTCTCGAATATCAGATCGGTTTCCGGAGCAGGCGTGCTGGCGACGGGCTGGAAGTTTCCCGACAATGTGATGGCGAACGGGGTACCGTACATCTCGGCGAGCTCGGGTCTGCCTTCGGTAAAGATCGGAGGGGTGGTCAAGCCTTACCCGCAACTCTGA
- a CDS encoding glycosyltransferase family 1 protein, translating to MRNVVPRVLPLLDVDRIRVIGDRTDLRGDEWSEDPRVEVFDSKAGIYSIEEQALSLVGAFRNTTLLWVPHYSVPLLYRGQLAVTIHDVCHLVLRESLSGPIKRGYARLLFGSVGRRASAVFCVSDFTASEVQKYLHIPRSKIHVTRPGLDAKWNSDPTLYKQPDEIPYFLYVGNIKPNKNLRTLLRAFRQVMDQIPHRLVIVGKMNNMNTVDDVVVREAESLLSRVHLTGEVSDELLRQYYRGADFFVFPSLYEGFGLPLLEAMAMGCPILSSNASALPEVAGDAALYFNSQDSGDLAEKLLQIASDPALRAGLVERGFLRLKAFSYQDCAAQTAEVLNTLYKSS from the coding sequence TTGCGGAATGTTGTTCCGCGAGTATTACCTTTGCTCGATGTGGACCGTATTCGTGTTATAGGTGACCGAACTGACTTACGCGGAGATGAGTGGAGCGAGGATCCGCGAGTCGAAGTCTTCGATAGCAAAGCAGGCATTTATAGCATTGAGGAACAGGCACTCTCGCTGGTGGGAGCATTTCGGAACACAACCTTGCTCTGGGTGCCTCATTACAGTGTTCCTTTACTGTACAGGGGGCAATTGGCCGTCACGATTCATGATGTGTGTCATCTCGTCTTGCGAGAGTCTTTGAGTGGGCCAATCAAACGTGGCTACGCGAGGTTGCTCTTTGGGAGTGTTGGACGAAGAGCCTCCGCAGTTTTTTGTGTCTCAGATTTCACTGCAAGCGAAGTGCAAAAGTACTTGCACATACCTCGATCCAAGATTCATGTGACTCGTCCTGGTTTAGATGCTAAGTGGAATTCAGATCCGACTCTATACAAACAACCTGATGAAATTCCGTATTTTCTATACGTTGGTAATATAAAACCGAATAAGAATCTGAGGACACTGCTGAGAGCTTTTCGGCAGGTCATGGATCAAATACCACATCGACTAGTAATTGTCGGCAAGATGAATAACATGAACACCGTAGATGATGTGGTGGTTCGTGAGGCAGAGAGTCTTTTAAGCCGAGTGCATTTGACTGGTGAGGTGAGTGATGAGCTGCTACGTCAGTATTATCGAGGTGCGGACTTCTTTGTCTTTCCGTCACTGTATGAAGGATTTGGTCTTCCATTACTGGAAGCTATGGCCATGGGATGCCCAATTCTCTCGTCAAATGCGAGCGCCTTGCCAGAGGTTGCAGGGGATGCCGCGCTATATTTCAACTCCCAAGATTCGGGCGACCTTGCGGAGAAGCTCTTGCAAATTGCATCGGATCCTGCATTACGCGCCGGTCTAGTTGAGAGGGGGTTCCTCCGGTTGAAGGCATTTAGTTATCAAGACTGTGCCGCACAGACTGCGGAGGTTCTCAATACCCTATATAAGTCGTCTTAA